Proteins encoded within one genomic window of Candidatus Paceibacterota bacterium:
- a CDS encoding creatininase — translation MIDSVFMADLSWVEFKQKIENKAVVLLPLGATEQHGPHLPLSVDVLLPTAVCEQVAREVNGIVAPALPYGCRSQPKTGGGEGFPGTTSLDANTFSLVVRDVVRQLIKSGVRRLVLVNGHFENYVPATEGVDMALRELHHDGITDAKIVRLAYWDFITQETLDRVFPNGCPGIELEHASLMETSLMLLLKPALVMMEKVPSDGPACFPPYDISPVPENFVPASGVLSVAHGASLENGRLLFDEHVERIVDSLTHIFQES, via the coding sequence ATGATTGATAGTGTTTTCATGGCCGATCTAAGCTGGGTAGAATTCAAACAGAAAATTGAAAATAAAGCTGTTGTTCTCCTGCCATTAGGCGCGACAGAGCAACATGGTCCGCATTTGCCGCTCAGCGTAGATGTGTTACTACCAACTGCTGTGTGCGAGCAGGTTGCTCGTGAGGTCAATGGCATTGTTGCACCTGCTTTGCCCTATGGGTGTCGCTCACAGCCAAAAACAGGTGGCGGTGAGGGATTCCCTGGAACTACTAGCTTGGATGCAAATACATTTTCACTGGTGGTTCGTGATGTTGTACGTCAACTCATTAAATCTGGAGTAAGGCGTTTAGTTTTAGTAAATGGACACTTTGAGAACTATGTTCCGGCGACGGAAGGAGTAGACATGGCCTTGCGGGAATTGCACCACGATGGCATCACCGATGCTAAAATTGTGCGACTTGCTTACTGGGATTTTATCACGCAAGAGACGCTTGATCGGGTCTTCCCTAATGGTTGTCCAGGCATTGAACTTGAGCATGCCAGTTTGATGGAGACCTCGCTGATGCTTTTACTGAAGCCTGCTTTAGTTATGATGGAGAAGGTCCCATCGGATGGCCCAGCCTGTTTTCCACCTTACGATATTTCCCCTGTGCCGGAGAATTTTGTGCCTGCATCAGGTGTTCTGTCCGTGGCGCATGGTGCGAGCTTAGAGAATGGTCGATTGCTATTTGACGAACATGTCGAAAGAATTGTTGATTCTTTAACGCATATTTTTCAAGAAAGCTGA